A single Pseudomonas sp. HN11 DNA region contains:
- the sthA gene encoding Si-specific NAD(P)(+) transhydrogenase: MAVYNYDVVVLGSGPAGEGAAMNAAKAGRKVAMVDSRRQVGGNCTHLGTIPSKALRHSVRQIMQFNTNPMFRAIGEPRWFSFPDVLKSAEKVISKQVASRTGYYARNRVDLFFGTGSFADEQTVEVVCANGVVEKLVAKHIIIATGSRPYRPADIDFHHPRIYDSDTILSLGHTPRKLIIYGAGVIGCEYASIFSGLGVLVELVDNRDQLLSFLDSEISQALSYHFSNNNITVRHNEEYERVEGLDNGVILHLKSGKKIKADALLWCNGRTGNTDKLGMENIGVKVNSRGQIEVDENYRTCVTNIYGAGDVIGWPSLASAAHDQGRSAAGSIVDNGSWRYVNDVPTGIYTIPEISSIGKNEHELTKAKVPYEVGKAFFKSMARAQIAGEPQGMLKILFHRETLEVLGVHCFGYQASEIVHIGQAIMNQPGELNTLKYFVNTTFNYPTMAEAYRVAAYDGLNRLF, from the coding sequence ATGGCTGTCTACAACTACGACGTGGTGGTACTGGGTTCCGGCCCGGCTGGAGAAGGTGCGGCGATGAACGCTGCCAAAGCTGGGCGCAAGGTGGCGATGGTCGATAGCCGTCGCCAAGTCGGCGGTAACTGCACCCACCTGGGCACCATCCCGTCCAAGGCCTTGCGTCACTCGGTGCGCCAGATCATGCAGTTCAACACCAACCCGATGTTCCGGGCCATTGGTGAGCCGCGCTGGTTCTCGTTCCCGGACGTGCTCAAAAGTGCCGAGAAAGTCATCTCCAAGCAAGTCGCCTCGCGCACCGGCTACTACGCCCGTAACCGTGTCGACCTGTTCTTCGGCACCGGCAGCTTCGCCGACGAGCAAACCGTCGAAGTGGTCTGCGCCAACGGCGTGGTCGAGAAGCTGGTGGCCAAGCACATCATCATCGCCACCGGTTCGCGCCCGTATCGCCCGGCGGACATCGATTTCCACCACCCGCGTATCTACGATAGCGACACCATCCTGAGCCTGGGCCACACCCCGCGCAAACTGATTATCTACGGCGCCGGCGTGATCGGCTGTGAATACGCCTCGATTTTCAGCGGCCTGGGTGTACTGGTGGAACTGGTGGATAACCGCGACCAGTTGCTGAGCTTCCTCGACTCGGAAATCTCCCAGGCTTTGAGCTACCACTTCAGCAACAACAACATCACCGTGCGCCACAACGAAGAGTACGAGCGCGTCGAAGGCCTGGACAACGGTGTGATCCTGCATCTCAAGTCCGGCAAGAAGATCAAGGCTGATGCTTTGCTGTGGTGCAACGGCCGTACCGGCAACACCGACAAGCTGGGCATGGAAAATATCGGGGTCAAGGTCAACAGCCGTGGCCAGATCGAGGTGGACGAGAACTACCGCACCTGCGTGACCAACATCTACGGTGCCGGTGACGTGATCGGCTGGCCGAGCCTGGCCAGTGCGGCGCATGACCAAGGCCGTTCGGCAGCGGGCAGCATTGTCGACAACGGCAGCTGGCGCTATGTGAACGACGTGCCGACCGGGATCTACACCATTCCGGAGATCAGCTCGATCGGTAAAAATGAACACGAACTGACCAAGGCCAAAGTGCCTTATGAAGTGGGCAAGGCGTTCTTCAAGAGCATGGCACGTGCGCAGATCGCCGGTGAGCCGCAAGGCATGCTGAAGATCCTGTTCCACCGTGAAACCCTGGAAGTCCTCGGCGTGCATTGCTTCGGCTATCAGGCCTCGGAGATCGTGCATATCGGCCAGGCGATCATGAACCAGCCGGGCGAACTCAATACCCTGAAGTATTTCGTCAACACCACGTTCAACTACCCGACCATGGCGGAAGCCTATCGGGTCGCCGCCTACGACGGCCTCAACCGGCTTTTTTGA
- a CDS encoding glycerophosphodiester phosphodiesterase, with protein MTLIYGHRGAKGEAPENTLTSFQACLKHGVRRCELDLHLSMDGELMVIHDPTLKRTADRRGKVVEYSAADLVKMDARKGGPGWVKPCPIPRLEELFEKCDFDHWQLEVKSASRTRAATTVLAIREMAVRFGLMDKVTVTSSSREVLKAAVELTPDLSRGLVAEYAWLDPLKVAQNYGCEILALNWTLCTPERLEKAQRQGLHVSVWTVNEPALMRRLADFGVDSLITDFPGLATATLGNY; from the coding sequence GTGACCCTGATCTACGGCCACCGCGGTGCCAAAGGCGAAGCACCGGAAAACACCCTGACCAGCTTTCAGGCATGCCTCAAGCACGGTGTACGCCGTTGCGAACTGGATTTGCACCTGTCCATGGACGGCGAGCTGATGGTCATCCACGACCCGACCCTCAAGCGCACCGCCGACCGACGTGGCAAAGTCGTCGAGTATTCGGCCGCCGATCTGGTGAAGATGGACGCACGCAAGGGCGGCCCAGGCTGGGTCAAGCCATGCCCGATCCCCCGCCTGGAAGAACTGTTCGAAAAATGCGATTTCGATCACTGGCAACTGGAAGTCAAAAGCGCTTCGCGTACCCGCGCCGCGACGACTGTTCTGGCAATCCGCGAGATGGCCGTGCGTTTTGGCCTGATGGACAAGGTCACCGTCACCTCAAGTTCGCGGGAAGTGTTGAAAGCGGCGGTTGAACTCACCCCCGACCTGTCACGTGGGCTGGTGGCGGAATATGCCTGGCTCGACCCGCTGAAGGTCGCGCAGAACTATGGCTGTGAGATTCTGGCGTTGAACTGGACGTTGTGCACCCCTGAGCGCCTGGAAAAAGCCCAGCGCCAGGGATTGCACGTGTCCGTGTGGACCGTCAACGAACCCGCGCTGATGCGCAGGCTCGCCGACTTCGGCGTAGATAGCCTGATTACAGACTTTCCCGGTTTGGCCACTGCCACTCTCGGGAATTACTGA
- a CDS encoding PilZ domain-containing protein, producing MSTLDEEERREYYRIDDMIALQIKSLSAPEAASKEVLLDDSPLFNLLSELHLSEFEAQHLLRQLSEKDRTLAAFLRVQNKRLDLLSQIMARGLLDEIGAPQSVIISEGGIDFQHPTPLPAGAHLAVKLVLMPQALGLLLRARVTHCDPKGAGFDVGTEFEAMTDAQRQLLARYILQKQAQERRLAREQNDDI from the coding sequence ATGTCGACATTAGATGAAGAAGAGCGCCGCGAATACTACCGTATCGACGACATGATCGCACTTCAAATCAAAAGCCTGTCTGCCCCCGAGGCGGCGAGCAAGGAAGTGTTGCTGGATGATTCTCCGTTGTTCAATTTACTCAGTGAATTGCACCTGAGTGAATTTGAAGCCCAGCACCTGCTGCGCCAGCTTAGCGAGAAGGATCGCACCCTCGCAGCCTTCCTGCGCGTGCAGAACAAACGCCTGGACTTGCTCAGCCAGATCATGGCGCGCGGCCTGCTGGATGAGATCGGCGCACCGCAGTCGGTGATCATTTCCGAAGGCGGCATCGACTTCCAGCACCCCACGCCCCTGCCGGCCGGCGCGCACCTGGCGGTCAAGCTGGTGCTGATGCCCCAGGCGCTCGGCCTATTGCTGCGCGCGCGGGTCACCCATTGCGACCCCAAAGGCGCGGGCTTTGACGTAGGCACGGAATTCGAAGCCATGACCGACGCCCAACGCCAACTGCTGGCGCGCTATATCCTGCAGAAACAGGCCCAGGAACGCCGCCTGGCGCGAGAGCAAAACGACGACATCTGA
- a CDS encoding lipoprotein-releasing ABC transporter permease subunit: MFRPLFVFIGTRYTRAKRRNHFVSFISLTSMIGLALGVVVMIVVLSVMNGFDHEMRTRVLGMVPHATIEGDAPISDWQSLADKVKQNPKVLAVAPFTQMQGLLTNDGKVQKILLNAIDPVQERNVSIIDKFMQQGKLDDLAPGSFGIIIGDKAAAKLGVGLGDKLTFVAPEVTVTPAGMFPRMKRFTVVGTFHVGAGEIDGYLGLTNLTDLARLHRWQPDQVQGLRLKFADLFDAPRGAWEIAQHLGESQYYARDWTRTHGNLYQAIRMEKAMIGLLLLLIVAVAAFNIISTLVMVVNDKKGDIAILRTLGATPGQIMAIFMVQGTVIGVVGTLIGTAVGILAALNVSAAIAGLETLIGHKFLNADVYFIDYLPSQVQTQDVLMVGGAALVLSFLATLYPAWRAARTQPAQALRYE; encoded by the coding sequence ATGTTCAGACCTCTCTTCGTATTTATCGGCACGCGTTATACCCGTGCAAAGCGCCGCAATCATTTTGTGTCGTTCATTTCCTTGACCTCGATGATCGGGCTCGCCCTGGGCGTCGTCGTGATGATCGTGGTGCTCTCGGTGATGAATGGCTTCGACCATGAGATGCGCACCCGCGTACTGGGCATGGTGCCCCACGCGACCATTGAGGGCGATGCGCCCATCAGCGACTGGCAAAGCCTGGCCGATAAGGTCAAGCAGAACCCCAAGGTGCTGGCCGTCGCGCCATTCACCCAGATGCAGGGTTTGCTGACCAACGACGGCAAAGTGCAGAAGATCCTGCTCAATGCCATCGACCCGGTCCAGGAACGCAATGTCTCGATCATCGACAAGTTCATGCAGCAGGGCAAACTCGACGACCTGGCACCCGGCAGCTTCGGCATCATCATCGGCGACAAGGCCGCGGCCAAGCTCGGTGTGGGCCTCGGCGACAAGCTGACCTTCGTCGCGCCGGAAGTCACCGTGACCCCGGCGGGCATGTTCCCGCGCATGAAGCGCTTCACCGTGGTCGGCACCTTCCACGTCGGCGCCGGCGAGATCGACGGCTACCTCGGCCTGACCAACCTCACCGATCTGGCGCGCCTGCATCGCTGGCAGCCGGACCAGGTGCAGGGCCTGCGTCTCAAGTTCGCGGACCTGTTCGACGCGCCGCGCGGCGCCTGGGAAATCGCCCAGCATCTGGGTGAAAGCCAGTACTACGCCCGCGATTGGACCCGTACCCACGGCAATCTCTACCAGGCTATCCGCATGGAAAAAGCCATGATCGGCCTGCTGTTGCTGCTGATCGTCGCCGTGGCGGCGTTCAACATCATCTCCACGCTGGTAATGGTGGTGAACGACAAGAAGGGCGATATCGCCATCCTGCGTACCCTGGGCGCCACGCCGGGGCAGATCATGGCGATCTTCATGGTGCAGGGCACCGTGATCGGCGTGGTCGGTACCTTGATCGGTACGGCGGTGGGCATTCTCGCCGCGTTAAACGTCAGCGCCGCTATTGCCGGCCTCGAAACCCTGATCGGCCACAAGTTTCTCAATGCAGACGTCTACTTCATCGACTACTTGCCGTCTCAGGTACAGACCCAGGATGTGTTGATGGTGGGCGGCGCTGCGTTGGTCCTGAGTTTCCTTGCCACCCTGTATCCAGCCTGGCGCGCGGCGCGTACCCAGCCAGCGCAGGCCTTACGTTATGAGTGA
- the lolD gene encoding lipoprotein-releasing ABC transporter ATP-binding protein LolD, with amino-acid sequence MSEKAILSCRDLGKSYEEGPESVVVLSNLQLELHPGERVAIVGSSGSGKSTLLNLLGGLDTPSQGSVWLAGEELSALGEKARGQLRNRSLGFVYQFHHLLPEFTALENVCMPLLIGKTAIPEARRRAKALLERVGLGHRLEHKPAELSGGERQRVAIARALVNNPGLVMLDEPTGNLDSHTAQGIKDLMLELSTQMRTAFLVVTHDMSMARQMDRVLHLQEGHLVAI; translated from the coding sequence ATGAGTGAAAAAGCAATTCTGAGCTGCCGCGACCTGGGCAAATCCTACGAGGAAGGCCCGGAATCGGTGGTGGTGCTGTCCAACCTGCAACTTGAGCTGCACCCGGGTGAGCGCGTAGCGATCGTCGGCAGTTCCGGTTCCGGCAAAAGTACCTTGCTGAACCTGCTGGGCGGCCTTGATACGCCGTCTCAGGGCAGTGTTTGGCTGGCCGGTGAAGAACTGTCGGCCCTCGGTGAAAAAGCCCGTGGGCAGTTGCGCAATCGTTCGCTGGGTTTTGTGTACCAGTTCCACCACCTGTTGCCGGAGTTCACCGCCCTGGAAAACGTGTGCATGCCGCTGCTGATCGGCAAGACCGCGATCCCGGAAGCCCGCCGGCGCGCCAAGGCCTTGCTGGAGCGCGTGGGCCTCGGCCATCGCCTGGAGCACAAACCGGCCGAGCTGTCCGGCGGCGAGCGCCAGCGTGTGGCCATCGCCCGTGCCCTGGTCAACAACCCAGGGCTGGTGATGCTCGACGAGCCAACCGGCAACCTCGATTCCCATACTGCCCAAGGCATCAAGGACTTGATGCTGGAACTGAGCACCCAGATGCGCACCGCATTCCTCGTCGTGACCCATGACATGAGCATGGCCCGCCAGATGGACCGCGTGTTGCACCTGCAGGAAGGTCATCTGGTCGCCATCTGA
- a CDS encoding lipoprotein-releasing ABC transporter permease subunit, whose amino-acid sequence MFRPLSIFIGTRYTRAKRRNRFVSFISMTSMIGLALGVLAMIVVLSVMNGFQREMSSRILGMVPHATIVGVNPIDDWQPVAAAAMKNPQVTAAVPFTQMDGMFSYKGAMQPIEISGIDPAQEGKVSIVAQHIVRGKLDDLKPGEFGVVVGEITARRFRLNVGDKLTLIVPEISTAPGGITPRMQRLNVVGIFKVGAELDGSMAMIHMADAAEIQHWQPNQVQSVRLAVKDLYAAPKVSADIAASLGTGYKPDDWTHTQGSLFSAMKMEKTMIGLLLLMIVAVAAFNIIATLIMVVNDKGADIAILRTIGATPRQIMAIFMVQGTVIGVVGTLIGGVLGVIAALNVSELVGWVERVTGQHIFSSDVYFVSNLPSELQGGDVLLICTAGFVLSFLATIYPAYRAAKIEPAHALRYS is encoded by the coding sequence ATGTTCAGACCGTTATCTATTTTCATCGGCACGCGCTATACCCGCGCCAAGCGCCGCAACCGTTTTGTCTCGTTTATCTCGATGACCTCGATGATCGGCCTCGCCCTGGGCGTGTTGGCGATGATCGTGGTGCTGTCGGTGATGAACGGCTTCCAGCGCGAAATGAGCTCGCGCATTCTCGGCATGGTGCCGCACGCGACCATTGTCGGCGTGAACCCGATCGACGACTGGCAGCCCGTGGCCGCCGCCGCGATGAAGAATCCGCAGGTGACGGCCGCCGTACCGTTCACACAGATGGATGGCATGTTCTCCTACAAGGGCGCCATGCAGCCGATCGAGATCAGCGGCATCGACCCGGCGCAGGAAGGCAAGGTGTCGATCGTGGCTCAGCACATCGTGCGCGGCAAACTGGATGATCTGAAACCGGGCGAGTTTGGCGTGGTGGTCGGCGAAATCACCGCCCGGCGCTTTCGCCTGAATGTGGGCGACAAGCTGACCCTGATCGTGCCGGAAATCAGTACTGCGCCGGGTGGCATCACCCCGCGCATGCAACGCTTGAACGTAGTCGGCATCTTCAAGGTCGGCGCCGAGCTGGATGGCTCCATGGCCATGATCCACATGGCCGACGCCGCAGAGATCCAGCATTGGCAGCCGAACCAGGTGCAAAGCGTGCGCCTGGCGGTGAAAGACCTGTACGCGGCGCCCAAGGTCTCGGCGGACATTGCCGCCAGCCTGGGCACGGGCTACAAGCCTGACGACTGGACCCACACCCAGGGCAGCCTGTTCAGCGCGATGAAGATGGAAAAAACCATGATCGGCCTGCTGTTGCTGATGATTGTCGCCGTGGCCGCGTTCAATATCATTGCCACCTTGATCATGGTGGTGAACGACAAGGGCGCGGATATCGCGATCCTGCGCACCATCGGTGCGACGCCACGGCAAATCATGGCCATCTTCATGGTGCAGGGTACGGTGATCGGTGTCGTCGGTACCTTGATTGGCGGTGTATTGGGCGTGATTGCGGCGCTGAACGTGAGTGAGCTGGTGGGCTGGGTGGAGCGGGTCACCGGGCAGCATATTTTCAGTTCGGACGTGTACTTCGTCAGCAACCTACCCTCGGAGCTGCAAGGTGGGGATGTGCTGCTGATCTGCACGGCCGGGTTTGTGTTGAGCTTTTTGGCGACGATTTACCCGGCGTATCGGGCGGCGAAGATTGAGCCGGCGCATGCCCTGAGATATTCGTAG
- a CDS encoding heavy metal sensor histidine kinase — MIKRLSLVSRLALLFAACTAVVSLIAGVLFNRASEVHFIELDQQQLDSKLVNLRTTLQGVDSPQLFAQREAQLRAELNRQPDLALRITAQGQRWFDGAPGVNLPTAPGLHSLQNAGTDYRVYNAPLRAGQPDSPQLTLVLDITHHQHFLQRMQHLIWFTVSLSALATALLGAWAARSGLRPLRRMGEVAASVSAHSLTQRLPQQHMPVELAELAQTFNAMLGRLDDAFQRLSAFSADIAHELRTPLSNLLTQTQVILTQPRPLEDYREALHSNLEELQWMAQLVNDMLYLAKADHGLLMPKRETLALADEVDALLEFFALLAEDGQVSLVREGAAITAGDRGMLRRALSNLLDNALRFTPPGGEVRVRIEDGVRLSVENTGDGIAAELLPRLFDRFYRADPARHEGSSEHAGLGLAITQSIVRAHGGRIYGESEAGWTRFVIELPTGD; from the coding sequence TTGATCAAGCGTCTGTCCCTGGTCAGCCGCCTGGCTCTGCTGTTTGCGGCCTGCACGGCGGTGGTCTCGCTGATCGCGGGCGTACTGTTCAATCGCGCCAGCGAGGTCCACTTCATTGAGTTGGACCAGCAACAGCTCGACAGCAAGCTGGTGAACCTGCGTACCACCTTGCAGGGTGTCGACTCGCCACAATTGTTCGCGCAGCGTGAAGCCCAACTGCGCGCCGAGCTCAATCGCCAACCCGACCTGGCGTTGCGCATCACCGCCCAAGGCCAGCGTTGGTTCGACGGTGCGCCCGGCGTCAATCTGCCCACCGCCCCCGGCCTGCACAGCCTGCAAAACGCCGGCACCGACTACCGGGTCTACAACGCGCCGTTGAGGGCAGGCCAACCGGACTCGCCACAGCTGACGCTGGTACTGGATATCACCCATCACCAGCACTTCCTTCAGCGCATGCAACATTTGATCTGGTTCACCGTCAGCCTGTCAGCCCTGGCGACCGCCCTGCTCGGCGCCTGGGCCGCACGCAGTGGCTTGCGGCCGTTACGACGCATGGGGGAAGTGGCCGCGAGTGTGTCGGCCCACTCCCTGACCCAGCGCCTGCCCCAGCAACACATGCCGGTGGAACTGGCCGAACTGGCTCAAACCTTCAACGCCATGCTTGGCCGCCTGGACGATGCGTTCCAACGCCTCTCGGCCTTCTCCGCCGACATCGCCCACGAACTGCGCACGCCGTTGTCGAACCTGCTGACCCAGACTCAGGTCATCCTCACCCAGCCGCGGCCGCTGGAGGATTACCGCGAGGCGCTGCACAGCAACCTGGAAGAGCTGCAATGGATGGCGCAACTGGTCAATGACATGCTGTACCTGGCCAAGGCAGATCACGGCCTGTTGATGCCCAAGCGCGAGACTTTGGCGCTGGCGGATGAAGTGGACGCGCTACTGGAGTTTTTTGCACTGCTGGCGGAAGACGGGCAGGTCAGCCTGGTTCGCGAGGGCGCGGCCATTACAGCGGGTGATCGCGGGATGCTGCGCCGGGCCTTGTCAAACTTGCTGGATAACGCGTTGCGGTTTACTCCGCCGGGTGGCGAAGTGCGTGTGCGGATAGAGGATGGGGTGAGGCTTTCAGTGGAGAACACCGGCGATGGTATTGCAGCGGAGTTGCTGCCCAGGTTGTTTGACCGATTCTACCGGGCGGACCCGGCGCGCCATGAAGGCAGCAGTGAACATGCGGGATTGGGACTGGCAATTACCCAGTCGATTGTGCGGGCGCATGGGGGGAGGATTTATGGTGAATCTGAGGCGGGGTGGACAAGATTTGTAATTGAGTTGCCTACCGGAGATTGA
- a CDS encoding heavy metal response regulator transcription factor: MKLLIVEDQPKTGHYLRQGLTEAGFTTELVADGTSGQHLALTGDYDLLILDVMLPGRDGWQILQAVRTAGLDLPVLFLTARDAVEDRVHGLELGADDYLVKPFAFSELLARVRSLLRRGSNTSQETALQLADLRLDLIRRRVDRGGQRIDLTAKEFSLLELLLRRQGEVLPKSLIASQVWDMNFDSDTNIIEVAIRRLRLKIDDDFPNKLIHTVRGMGYVLEERVN; this comes from the coding sequence ATGAAACTGCTGATCGTCGAAGACCAACCCAAAACCGGCCACTACCTGCGCCAGGGCCTGACGGAGGCAGGTTTTACCACCGAGCTGGTGGCCGACGGCACCAGCGGCCAGCACCTGGCACTGACCGGCGACTATGACCTGTTGATCCTCGATGTGATGCTGCCGGGCCGTGATGGCTGGCAGATCCTCCAAGCCGTACGCACTGCGGGCCTGGACCTCCCGGTGCTGTTCCTCACCGCCCGCGACGCCGTGGAAGACCGTGTGCACGGCCTGGAGCTGGGCGCCGACGACTACCTGGTCAAGCCCTTCGCCTTTTCCGAACTGCTAGCCCGCGTGCGCAGCCTGTTGCGCCGTGGCAGCAACACGTCCCAGGAAACCGCGCTGCAACTGGCCGATCTGCGCCTGGACCTGATCCGCCGTCGCGTTGACCGGGGCGGCCAGCGCATCGACCTGACGGCCAAGGAATTCTCCCTGCTCGAATTGCTGCTGCGCCGCCAGGGTGAAGTGCTGCCAAAATCGCTGATCGCTTCCCAAGTGTGGGACATGAACTTCGACAGTGACACCAACATCATCGAAGTGGCGATCCGCCGGCTGCGCCTGAAAATCGACGACGACTTCCCGAATAAGTTGATCCATACCGTACGCGGCATGGGTTATGTGCTGGAGGAGCGCGTCAATTGA
- the copI gene encoding copper-resistant cuproprotein CopI, with translation MALRSPLLLACCLLALSVDAMADATHAYAFGEAAPASQATRTVEVTLQDISFSPKSIDVKAGETVRFVLVNKGRLLHEFNLGDAAMHAEHQKEMLQMQASGMLTATGMGNMDHTAMGHGAMKHDDPNSVLVEPGKTAELTWTFTNATGLEFACNLPGHYQAGMVGTLNVD, from the coding sequence ATGGCATTGCGTTCACCCCTGTTATTGGCGTGTTGCCTGCTGGCGTTGAGTGTTGATGCGATGGCCGATGCCACCCATGCCTACGCGTTCGGCGAAGCTGCGCCCGCCAGCCAGGCCACGCGGACCGTAGAAGTGACGCTGCAGGATATTTCCTTTTCGCCCAAGTCCATTGACGTGAAAGCCGGTGAGACAGTGCGCTTTGTGCTCGTCAACAAAGGCCGGTTACTGCACGAATTCAACCTGGGCGACGCGGCGATGCATGCCGAGCACCAGAAAGAAATGTTACAGATGCAGGCCAGTGGCATGCTCACCGCCACCGGTATGGGCAATATGGACCACACTGCAATGGGCCATGGTGCGATGAAACATGACGATCCCAATAGCGTATTGGTCGAGCCCGGTAAAACCGCCGAGCTGACCTGGACGTTCACCAACGCCACGGGCCTGGAGTTTGCCTGCAACCTTCCGGGGCATTACCAGGCGGGCATGGTCGGCACGCTCAACGTCGATTGA
- the queF gene encoding NADPH-dependent 7-cyano-7-deazaguanine reductase QueF (Catalyzes the NADPH-dependent reduction of 7-cyano-7-deazaguanine (preQ0) to 7-aminomethyl-7-deazaguanine (preQ1) in queuosine biosynthesis) has product MHPAAEHSPLGKSSEYISTYTPSLLFPIPRAAKWAELGLSAETLPYKGVDFWNCFELSWLLPSGKPVVAIGEFSIPADSPNIIESKSFKLYLNSLNQTAFADTASLEATLRTDLSAAAGKPVSVRIRTLAEIEAEGVMALPGVCIDDLDISVSNYEHPRPELLRCDASRVVEESVHSHLLKSNCPVTSQPDWGSVVVEYRGSALDHASLLEYIVSFRQHSDFHEQCVERIFLDLQRLLKPEKLTVYARYVRRGGLDINPYRSTEDVAFQNVRLARQ; this is encoded by the coding sequence ATGCATCCCGCAGCCGAACATTCGCCGCTGGGCAAGTCCAGTGAATACATCTCCACCTACACACCTTCGTTGCTGTTCCCGATCCCGCGTGCCGCAAAATGGGCTGAGCTGGGCTTGAGCGCCGAGACCCTGCCTTACAAGGGCGTGGATTTCTGGAACTGCTTCGAACTGTCCTGGCTGCTGCCGTCGGGCAAGCCGGTGGTGGCCATCGGTGAATTCAGTATTCCGGCCGACTCGCCGAACATCATCGAGTCCAAGTCGTTCAAGCTGTATCTCAATTCGCTGAACCAGACCGCGTTTGCCGATACGGCCAGCCTGGAAGCCACCCTGCGCACCGACCTCAGTGCCGCTGCCGGCAAGCCGGTGAGCGTGCGTATACGCACCCTGGCCGAGATCGAAGCAGAAGGGGTGATGGCTTTGCCGGGTGTGTGCATTGATGATCTGGATATCAGCGTCAGCAACTACGAGCATCCGCGCCCGGAACTGCTGCGTTGCGATGCCTCGCGCGTTGTCGAGGAAAGCGTGCACAGCCACCTGCTCAAATCCAACTGTCCGGTGACCAGCCAGCCGGACTGGGGCAGTGTGGTGGTGGAATATCGGGGTTCGGCGCTGGATCACGCGAGCCTGCTGGAATACATCGTGAGCTTTCGCCAGCACTCGGACTTCCATGAGCAGTGTGTGGAGCGCATCTTCCTGGACTTGCAGCGCTTGCTGAAGCCAGAGAAGTTGACGGTGTATGCGCGATATGTGCGGCGCGGCGGGTTGGATATCAACCCGTACCGCAGTACTGAGGATGTGGCGTTCCAGAACGTGCGCCTGGCCCGTCAGTAA
- a CDS encoding DUF4404 family protein yields the protein MPDRKKLEEQVEILRGQLEQEPPLSEEKREALEALIAKFELQLELEPATQTPSISDDVNQAAIEFDAEHPVISGTLRNILITLGNIGI from the coding sequence ATGCCTGATCGCAAAAAACTGGAAGAACAGGTCGAAATCCTGCGCGGGCAGTTGGAACAGGAACCGCCGCTGTCGGAAGAAAAGCGTGAAGCACTGGAAGCCTTGATCGCCAAGTTTGAGTTACAACTTGAGCTGGAACCGGCCACTCAGACACCGAGTATTTCCGACGATGTGAATCAAGCGGCCATTGAGTTCGATGCTGAGCACCCGGTGATTTCCGGGACCTTGCGTAATATCTTGATCACCTTGGGTAATATCGGAATCTGA
- a CDS encoding HAD family phosphatase produces the protein MPHAEIAIASAPALTAVLFGLSGCLVDFGSQARTDSPSPDSQATPGALKILRSLKEQGVPCAWLDELPPSVTTPLAATLPDWVKATSPSSIRWPAPHACWQALMELNIERLEGCVLVSGEPRLLQSGLNAGLWTIGLASCGSLCGMAPEQWQALSEQEREHKRGKATVALYGLGVHSVIDHLGELGTCLADISLRQLKGEKP, from the coding sequence ATGCCTCACGCCGAGATAGCCATCGCCAGCGCTCCTGCCTTGACTGCCGTTCTGTTTGGCCTGAGTGGCTGCCTGGTGGACTTCGGTTCCCAGGCGCGCACCGATTCACCTTCGCCTGATTCCCAAGCCACGCCCGGCGCGCTGAAAATCCTGCGTAGCCTCAAGGAACAAGGCGTTCCCTGCGCCTGGCTGGATGAACTTCCCCCCTCCGTCACCACGCCCCTGGCCGCCACGCTGCCCGATTGGGTCAAGGCGACATCACCCTCGTCGATCCGCTGGCCCGCGCCCCACGCCTGCTGGCAAGCCTTGATGGAGCTGAACATCGAACGCCTTGAAGGCTGCGTGCTGGTCAGCGGCGAACCGCGCCTGCTGCAATCAGGCCTTAACGCCGGGTTGTGGACCATCGGCCTGGCTTCCTGCGGCTCACTCTGTGGCATGGCGCCCGAACAATGGCAGGCGCTGAGCGAACAGGAGCGCGAGCATAAGCGCGGCAAGGCCACCGTTGCCCTGTACGGGCTGGGCGTGCACTCGGTAATCGATCACCTGGGCGAACTCGGCACCTGCCTGGCCGACATCAGCCTGCGCCAGCTCAAAGGCGAGAAGCCCTGA